The sequence below is a genomic window from Macrobrachium nipponense isolate FS-2020 chromosome 40, ASM1510439v2, whole genome shotgun sequence.
AATAGACAcctctttaataggcaatatttgGAACGTACTCGTATACACCTCTGCGTTTCTCTCCTGTAAAGATCAGGAAATCCTGCTCGTGAATACCCGGCCTCACGTAGCACAACTTTTTCCTCCTATTTCATCTTTCAAACCATCCTCTACTCTCactttccctttcaacgctgaatgacctcgtagccTACGTACGTACAGTCCCGGCGCTTGTCCTTGGCCTAACGTTAGTTCTACATTCCATTTCCATAACTTCAATGCTGTCCTCGTGTTGGTTGTGCAACCTTCCTGTAGTGAGAAagcgtcgtcagtgcacctcatacggtgcaatgtaagcattacttaaggttccttgcagcgtccctttggcccctagttgTAAccatttcattcctcttacttttcactgtcaatttccgttttaatGATGGCGGTTTGCTTATGTAGGAGGGAGGGAAAGGGTCGGACTTTATTGGTTGCTGTTAGAATCCTCCATATTTTTGTTGTCTGGTTCGTGGGGAGTAATGTCCCTGTTTTCTTTCAAGGTTCTTTCCAGGATTTTTACTTTCCTGGTAACATCGGTATTCTGTGCACTAGGCCTAAGACTAATTCCGAATCTACTTGTTGGTCACAACTgactatttagttatttttaaactGTGAACTTTCGTATACTGCGAATGTCCGTCATCTTCCTGTGCTTAAGATTACGTTCTACAAGCAACTCTTCCCGGATGACCTTTAGAAGTAGAAATGTCGCGTTTGGGCCAGGAAAAGGGTTTTaaaaatgtaacaggaggaaaacatcgcagtttcACTACGAAACACTgccaggagaaggtggaaagttagatgggagaaagagaatatataaaCGGATGCAgacttattcggaccttggctgattcggaccatttgctaggctgattcggacccatactaataattttatattatagcaatgggtatttctatataagtattccgcatcgttcgtccccgagAATACAAAAACCACCAGGAATTGggacgtcaaatgtatttcgccgtgtttagtacgagcccctgggggttaattacagtcgtccgaataaatattacttaaaattcttgttcaggaggtaaaactgcacagAAAAATCGGCCAAttatatgaaggtccgaataagcctggataaaggtccgaatgacccagtacatggtccgaatcagccaaggtccgaataagcctgttcccatATAAACGTAGATACAGTAGTATACCTAAAACCTACAGCGACTGCGTGAGGTGCACCTATAGGAGTACCTATTGGTGCACATTTCTATCCAGGATTTACTTAACGTCATCTAGTAATTGCTTAAAAATAACTGTAATCAGTTGGTGAGAGCTAATACACTCAGTTAATAACTCAGACAATAAAATCAACGAAAAGTAACAACAAACCAAATAAATACTCGGATATCGTCGGTCATTTTAACCGCATGTGGTTCTAAACGAATACTACATTTCCACGAATACGACGGTGACAAAACGATGATACGGATATGACATAAGACTAAAAATGGTTTACATTTACGTTTTCGTGGAAAACCACATATGCACTGCATCGTTTCGAGGGAAACGGTTATTACGATAAGTGACGTTACATACCGCCTTCATCGTTCTTTGAGTAAATGAGTTCATAAGTACTCTAGCTAATGTATAAGCTTTACATGATCATCACATGAAGAAAGACAGGATtgctgataaagaaaaaaacatgaaagattTTTAGCTGAAATTTTAGTAAAAATCATTGCATTTTTGGTatattttgctttcaaaaatcatgTCACCACCATTTGATGCCACTTCTAATATCCGTTGTATTATTTCTATAGGCTCAGCCTTCATGATAATGGTTCTGCCCCTCATCGTACGACAAAAGGGAGTCCCTGCCCAGGGCATTGGCATCGTGTTTACGATATTGCCAATTGTAGGTCTCTTTGTCAACAGCTTAGCTGGTACCTTGGCGGACTACTTCAGAGCTCACAAAATCATCTTCCTTGCCACCATTGTTTCTATAACCTATGGCTTCTTATCCATTTATTACCTGCCAGACATACCCGGCTCTGACATGAGTTATCTAAGTGCCCTGGGCACAAGGGCAAACATTTCAGGAACTGCAGAAGCTGCTACTGAAAGCGACAACCTCCccgaaaggaggaggagagatacgCACCTGCCACACATCCCGAGCTTTCTAGGCCACGACGTAACGGAAAACAAAGACCCGTTTATTCCGCGAATAACACCCGAGCTGGCGACTGAGAAGGACCTTGTGAGATTGCTTAGTCTAAACACGACAAACGCAGGTGACAACGAAGAGGATGTCGAAGAAAACTCAAGAGATTTCGACCTTTCCAACCTCTTTAGACTCCCGCAATTTTGGCTGATATTCCTGAGCGTCATGGCTGCTCATATTGGTCTAAACCTCTCCATCATGATGGCTGATTCAGTCTGTTTCCAGTTGTTGGGTAAGGACATAAGTGTTACTCCACCATTTCTGTGAAAATAGCTTTACATAGAAAGTTAGTAAATTATCATTAAAGTCTAGCACGGTTAGacaaattgctttcattttcagGTTTCATCTCATAGGCCTAGCAATTAAACCACTTAAAACTACTGTAAGAGATTTAACTTTTTTCGAAATATACGTCTGTCACTAACCGCAGTAGATACAAATGACTCAGGTCAGAGTAAAACTAAGGTGGAAATAAATTAGATTAACTTAGTCTAGGAAAACAGTTAATCGGTctatatgtatttcatattttgcTCCCCGTACCCTACAACCACCCCAGACTCCGAAGGACACAAGTACGGCCAACAGCGCCTCTGGGGAGCCTTAGGCATGGGCGCGATGGCGATCATCGTGGGCGCCGTTGTGGACAAATTCTCCGAACATCTCCCCAAGCCAGACTATTTTCCCGCCGTGGTCATCGCCGGCGTCTTTCTAACCGTAGACTTCCTGGTGGTCGCAAGAATGGACATCCCTTATGCTAAGGACATCAGAGTTAGGATACGGGACGTAGGGAGCGTCCTGCGACGTCCTCAGGTCATTCTTTTCCTGGTGAGTGAGTATCTTCAGGACAGAGCCTATAAGGTTTTGTCCCAGATACGCGAGAGGATGTGTCCAAACGTTGCTTGTTCAACgttgtttttcatttgttcttcCGTGGCCAGCATTCTGTTATGGTgactttgctattttttttttttttagaatattcaaGCTTAACGTAGTAATATGACAcggattttacacacacacacaaacaaacaatatatatatttcttaactaaaaaatttcccttcgtttaacatatatgaaaatatattaattccgagttaggacgaattagatattgtagcttaatgcgtatatatgaatcagtgATGTGATGAGActcgcgtgtatatatatttatgtatatatatatatatatatatatatatatatatatatatatatatatatatgtgtgtgtgtgtgtgtgtgtgtgtgtgtgtgtgtgtgtgtgtgtgtattggaaaTCACAGCTAAAATCATGCGTATTTCAGATAATTCCGTCGTaaacttaaaagaaaactaaatggCATGGAAACACTATGGAATTATGATCctaggtaaaaaagaaaaaatgtctcacaaaaaaaaaatagtcaggtaaaaaaaaaaaaaaaaaaaaaaaaaaaaaaaaaagtcacaattatcTTTCCTAGAGATAGTTACCGCCAAGGGTTTAGTTTAAGCCCACTGGGGATTTCcgtataaaacaaacaaaagactgtaaatatcatataaaatattaaaccCCAGGAAATACTGAATTTTTTCCCCCGTAACTTTATTACCAGCCAACAgaaattaatttcagttttttttcccttgtcAAAACTGTGACTTATTTTCCGTGAGTCTACCGGCAACCGGAATTGTCATACACTGTACTAGGTTGACTGGGATTTACAAAAGGTCCTTTTCACCGTCAGGTAGCCATTTACGTCATCAGCACTTCTCTGGGAATGCTCTGGGTGTTCAAAATGCTGATGATCGAAGACGTAGCGCTGAAATGGAACTCTGGTTTCAAACACCTGAAACTCCTCCAGGGGCTGTCCTTGAGCATCGAGACTTTTGGCGGGgaaattcctttcttcttcttctccggtAAGACGAGAAGGGAGGTGCTGTTGCTGGCTTTTGACTCGGGAAACGGTGCAAAGTTTTCTATCCCAGTATACAGTTCTTTTTCTAATCAAACGATTACTAGAATGTATTCCCAATCGCAAATTTCTGAATAGTTGATGTATCTAATATGGAGCTAAATATGAACTTGTAACTAAATGCAAAACGGAAATTATGAACATGGCCTATTACGTTAGTCATAATATCCCTTCAGGATCTAAATATCGATCTAAACATCGGCTTAGCCTAGAAACTAcgtatgtatgttatttattgttattaataactatttttctgtTCTAACAGCTCCAAAACAGACTCAGTCTTATTCTTCTTCTAGGTACTATCATCTTGAGTCTAGGCCACACGGTGGTTCTATCAGTCTCCATGGCTGCCATGGCTCTTAGGTGTTGTTTGTACTTCTTCGTCAGCAATCCGTGGTGGTTCTTGCCCATTGAGCTCCTCAACGGACCCTCCTATGGTCTATTCTACGCAGTCATGGCGTCTTATGCCAGCCACGTGGCTCCTCCAGGAGCGCAGGCCACTCTGCAAGCTATCACTAGAGCAGGATTCTCACTGGGTAAGTTTATTTGCTCTCCAGtgatttattggtttattttgcTCTTTTCCTTTAGTTTCAAGGATTTCATTCAAATGGCTTGCAAGTCATGGTAGGAAAAATCTTTGTATTATTCGTTCTAGAAATGCAGAAGTGTTATATCAAATATAACAGTAGTAGTCACCTCAATTGCTCGATGTTGTCATAACATGTTGACAATTAACTTGAATCACTG
It includes:
- the LOC135211886 gene encoding major facilitator superfamily domain-containing protein 6-like protein A isoform X2, producing MRVNRKLLPIKTHYFLQYAGSAFMIMVLPLIVRQKGVPAQGIGIVFTILPIVGLFVNSLAGTLADYFRAHKIIFLATIVSITYGFLSIYYLPDIPGSDMSYLSALGTRANISGTAEAATESDNLPERRRRDTHLPHIPSFLGHDVTENKDPFIPRITPELATEKDLVRLLSLNTTNAGDNEEDVEENSRDFDLSNLFRLPQFWLIFLSVMAAHIGLNLSIMMADSVCFQLLDSEGHKYGQQRLWGALGMGAMAIIVGAVVDKFSEHLPKPDYFPAVVIAGVFLTVDFLVVARMDIPYAKDIRVRIRDVGSVLRRPQVILFLVAIYVISTSLGMLWVFKMLMIEDVALKWNSGFKHLKLLQGLSLSIETFGGEIPFFFFSGTIILSLGHTVVLSVSMAAMALRCCLYFFVSNPWWFLPIELLNGPSYGLFYAVMASYASHVAPPGAQATLQAITRAGFSLGLSTAGCVGGILYIFLGGGGSMFLVMGLFDFAFCVFYYLLNFGINRCCRESGISWRGGYEVADNKLSLEMETRMTGEDATSDEREIYRLM
- the LOC135211886 gene encoding major facilitator superfamily domain-containing protein 6-like protein A isoform X3, which encodes MEIRKLVWTSRFTNQRRVRELGLPIFETILTPEKTSCSPNCLSRMRVNRKLLPIKTHYFLQYAGSAFMIMVLPLIVRQKGVPAQGIGIVFTILPIVGLFVNSLAGTLADYFRAHKIIFLATIVSITYGFLSIYYLPDIPGSDMSYLSALGTRANISGTAEAATESDNLPERRRRDTHLPHIPSFLGHDVTENKDPFIPRITPELATEKDLVRLLSLNTTNAGDNEEDVEENSRDFDLSNLFRLPQFWLIFLSVMAAHIGLNLSIMMADSVCFQLLDSEGHKYGQQRLWGALGMGAMAIIVGAVVDKFSEHLPKPDYFPAVVIAGVFLTVDFLVVARMDIPYAKDIRVRIRDVGSVLRRPQVILFLVAIYVISTSLGMLWVFKMLMIEDVALKWNSGFKHLKLLQGLSLSIETFGGEIPFFFFSGTIILSLGHTVVLSVSMAAMALRCCLYFFVSNPWWFLPIELLNGPSYGLFYAVMASYASHVAPPGAQATLQAITRAGFSLGRGGYEVADNKLSLEMETRMTGEDATSDEREIYRLM
- the LOC135211886 gene encoding major facilitator superfamily domain-containing protein 6-like protein A isoform X1, with translation MEIRKLVWTSRFTNQRRVRELGLPIFETILTPEKTSCSPNCLSRMRVNRKLLPIKTHYFLQYAGSAFMIMVLPLIVRQKGVPAQGIGIVFTILPIVGLFVNSLAGTLADYFRAHKIIFLATIVSITYGFLSIYYLPDIPGSDMSYLSALGTRANISGTAEAATESDNLPERRRRDTHLPHIPSFLGHDVTENKDPFIPRITPELATEKDLVRLLSLNTTNAGDNEEDVEENSRDFDLSNLFRLPQFWLIFLSVMAAHIGLNLSIMMADSVCFQLLDSEGHKYGQQRLWGALGMGAMAIIVGAVVDKFSEHLPKPDYFPAVVIAGVFLTVDFLVVARMDIPYAKDIRVRIRDVGSVLRRPQVILFLVAIYVISTSLGMLWVFKMLMIEDVALKWNSGFKHLKLLQGLSLSIETFGGEIPFFFFSGTIILSLGHTVVLSVSMAAMALRCCLYFFVSNPWWFLPIELLNGPSYGLFYAVMASYASHVAPPGAQATLQAITRAGFSLGLSTAGCVGGILYIFLGGGGSMFLVMGLFDFAFCVFYYLLNFGINRCCRESGISWRGGYEVADNKLSLEMETRMTGEDATSDEREIYRLM